The following are from one region of the Centroberyx gerrardi isolate f3 chromosome 16, fCenGer3.hap1.cur.20231027, whole genome shotgun sequence genome:
- the c1qtnf2 gene encoding uncharacterized protein c1qtnf2, which yields MPMAHNFSAVTIMLQICLMFCLLSAVFSQSTYSSLKKGRNITVHSSQLVCSLPGPQGPAGNPGAPGSPGAMGPMGAPGKDGLDGKDGEKGEQGNSGEPGRLGNIGKPGVKGREGVIGKAGPRGLKGLRGPPGVAGKGGQKGEAGDRGEEGAPGGCNCGKAARSAFSVAMTQSYPKERLPIRFSRILLNEGNHYNASSGKFVCAIPGVYYFTYDITLANKHLAIGLVHNGQYKIKTFDANTGNHDVASGSTVLHLQLSDQVWLQIFYSEQNGLFFDPFWTDSTFTGFLIYADQDYLNEADRKANAEADS from the exons ATGCCCATGGCTCATAATTTCTCAGCTG TGACCATCATGCTCCAGATATGCCTGATGTTCTGTTTGCTGTCAGCCGTCTTCTCCCAGTCGACATATTCCTCATTGAAGAAAGGTCGCAACATCACTGTCCACTCCTCCCAGCTGGTCTGCAGTCTGCCAGGTCCACAGGGGCCCGCTGGAAACCCTGGAGCCCCTGGGTCACCGGGAGCCATGGGGCCCATGGGAGCCCCGGGCAAGGACGGCCTGGatgggaaggatggagagaagggagagcagGGAAACAGCG gtgaaCCTGGGAGGCTCGGGAACATAGGGAAGCCAGGTGTGAAAGGCCGCGAGGGGGTGATTGGCAAGGCCGGACCCCGGGGTCTGAAGGGGTTGCGCGGGCCTCCGGGGGTGGCTGGAAAAGGGGGACAGAAGGGAGAGGCGGGTGACAGGGGTGAGGAAGGAGCTCCGGGAGGCTGTAACTGCGGCAAGGCGGCCCGCTCAGCCTTCTCTGTGGCCATGACCCAGAGTTACCCCAAAGAGCGCCTGCCCATCCGCTTCAGCCGCATCCTGCTGAACGAGGGGAACCACTACAACGCCAGCAGTGGAAAGTTTGTCTGCGCCATCCCGGGGGTCTATTACTTCACCTACGATATTACACTGGCCAACAAGCACCTGGCCATCGGGCTGGTCCACAACGGGCAGTACAAGATCAAGACGTTTGATGCGAACACGGGGAACCACGACGTGGCGTCCGGTTCCACCGTTCTCCACCTGCAGCTCTCGGACCAGGTGTGGCTGCAGATCTTCTACTCGGAGCAGAACGGGCTTTTCTTTGACCCCTTCTGGACAGACAGCACCTTCACTGGCTTCCTCATCTACGCTGACCAGGACTATCTCAATGAGGCTGACAGAAAAGCTAATGCTGAAGCTGACAGTTAA
- the slu7 gene encoding pre-mRNA-splicing factor SLU7 yields MTEEGTTPAVSEGIVGLDEPKKMTREDWRKKKELEEQRKLGNAPAEVDEEGKDINPHIPQYISSVPWYIDPSKRPTLKHQRPQEESQEQFSSIGEWYKRGVQDKPLSTKFRKGACENCGAMTHKKKDCLERPRKVGAKFTGSGMAPDEHSQVQLALDYDGKRDRWNGYDPEDHQRIVEEYAKVDLAKRTLKAQRLQDELASGKLMDQAEREHNSEDEDEDKYADDIDMPGQNFDSKRRITVRNLRIREDIAKYLRNLDPNSAYYDPKTRAMRENPYSNTGMNPDEVGYAGDNFVRYSGDTITMAQTQLFAWEAYEKGSEVHLQADPTKLELLHQSFKVKKEDFKEKQKETILERYGGEEHLDAPPRELLLAQTEDYVEYSRHGAVLKGLDKAVARSKYEEDVLINNHTCIWGSYWRDGCWGFKCCHSMVKLSYCTGEAGIKTASSSACVPFDDGLEEPQEEEQPKTLLEMHQEKMKEKKKKKKSKKNKKNKKKHDSDSSDSEDEEKKKEKLQKALDAEDKRLKHIEAIMQVDERKRPYNSLQEVKEPSEAEMEAFRMKRCRPDDPMASFLGQ; encoded by the exons GAAA GGACATTAACCCTCACATCCCGCAGTATATTTCATCAGTGCCATGGTATATCGACCCGTCCAAAAGGCCCACCCTAAAGCATCAGAGGCCACAGGAAGAAAGCCAAGAGCAGTTCTCGTCCATTGGAGAGTGGTACAAGAGAGGGGTGCAAGAT AAACCGCTCAGCACTAAATTCCGGAAGGGCGCTTGTGAAAACTGTGGTGCCATGACACACAAGAAGAAAGACTGCTTGGAG cgGCCCAGAAAAGTGGGGGCAAAGTTCACAGGCTCAGGCATGGCTCCAGATGAGCATTCACAGGTCCAGCTTGCGTTGGACTATGATGGGAAGCGGGATCGCTGGAACGGGTATGACCCTGAAGATCACCAGCGTATCGTGGAGGAGTACGCCAAAGTAGACCTG GCCAAAAGGACGCTGAAGGCCCAGAGGCTTCAGGATGAGTTGGCCTCAGGAAAACTCATGGACCAAGCT GAGCGGGAACACAacagtgaggatgaggatgaagataaATATGCCGATGACATCGACATGCCCGGTCAGAACTTTGACTCCAAGAGACGAATCACAGTCAGGAATCTGCGTATCAGAGAAGACATTGCTAAG TACCTGAGGAATCTGGATCCAAATTCTGCCTACTATGACCCCAAGACTCGAGCTATGAGGGAGAACCCGTACTCTAACACTGGCATGAACCCTGATGA AGTGGGGTACGCTGGAGACAACTTTGTGCGCTACAGTGGGGACACGATCACCATGGCTCAGACGCAGT TGTTTGCCTGGGAGGCCTATGAGAAGGGCTCTGAGGTGCACCTGCAGGCCGACCCCACcaagctggagctgctgcaccAGTCCTTCAAGGTCAAGAAGGAGGActtcaaagaaaaacagaaggagACCATCCTAGAGAGG TACGGAGGCGAGGAGCATCTGGATGCGCCTCCGCGGGAGCTGCTGTTGGCCCAGACGGAGGACTATGTGGAGTACTCTCGCCACGGTGCTGTGCTGAAAGGACTTGACAAGGCGGTGGCCCGCTCCAAGTATGAGGAGGACGTGCTCATCAACAACCACACT TGTATCTGGGGGTCGTACTGGAGGGACGGCTGCTGGGGATTCAAGTGTTGTCACTCCATGGTCAAACTGAGTTACTGCACAGGAGAGGCTGGAATTAAAACAGCA AGCAGCTCAGCTTGTGTTCCATTTGACGATGGACTAGAGGAGCCACAGGAGGAAGAACAGCCAAAGACTCTGCTGGAG ATGCATCaagaaaagatgaaagagaagaaaaagaaaaagaagagcaagaagaacaagaagaacaagaagaagcaTGACTCTGACAGCAGTGACTCGGAggatgaagagaaaaagaaggagaagctgcagaag GCCCTTGATGCAGAGGACAAGCGGCTGAAGCACATAGAGGCGATAATGCAGgtggatgagaggaagaggccCTACAACAGCCTGCAGGAAGTGAAGGAGCCCTCCGAGGCCGAGATGGAGGCCTTCCGCATGAAGCGCTGCCGGCCAGACGACCCCATGGCCTCCTTCCTGGGACAGtga